TCGAAATAAGTGATAATCATCAGGTTTTGCTGTCCTTTTaaccttctttcatttctgtttttggGAAATATATTTTTAGGTCACAGACAAGCTAGCCAGATCTGTGGCTCGTTGTTGTCCACTGCTGGAGACGTTCTGCGTTTCTGGATGTCCATCAGTATCCGCTTTGTCGGCGTTGGTACTAATGGAGGCCGCATTTCTCCGCGTTAGTCAGATGCTTACGATGCATGTGGAGAAGACGGGGTTCGACGTaaatcaggttttttttaagtctCTCTCTCTTTAGTGTCTACTGTTGGCTGTAGGTATTGTTCATATCTATTCAGCTGAGTCGCTACATCAGCAGTCCGCTGTTTGCTaacagaaatgagtggaaGTTAACACCAACTGCGGTCCACCTAGGATACGAGAAGTCTGCAGTGCTTGCTGAACACATAAGGGCTGTTTGCGTACTAATCTATGTGTAGCTGTATAGAATGTATAGAAATATCCGTTGTATCTATCTACTACTCGTTTCGAATTTAGCATTTCTATCTTTCATTAATTTGTACATACTTTTGCGGTACTGGACACACTTGGTTGCGTACCTTCAATGCACTACCTTTAGTTCCTCAGAGGTTCTTCTGTATATCTGCATCATTTCCTTCGTATGTTTGACGTATAACGAAAGGAATATGTTTAGGCAGTTTTGCTTGTAAATTTCGGAATGTATAGCTTTTCGCAGAGGTGCGACTTGAACTACTGGCAACGTTATCCTTTACTGACTGTTGTTTCGTTATTAGTATAGCGAGAGAAATTGTAATACTTTACACTTCTAGCAAAGTCAATATTGGGAATAAGGACAATAAAATATGAGATACATCCGACgtcaacattgaaaaaaataaaagagcatACAAAAAGTACTAGATGTGAGCGGGTTAGTCCGGCATGTACATTGATCTTTACTTATGCTGATGATCCTGATGCTTCGATTTCTCAAACGGGATGGAGAGGTGAACACCATAGATAGCCGAGACAAAGAAATTCGGGTGTAATCAATTTCCAAAAACTGTTGTAAGCATGTAAATCGGTAGCTGCGAATGACCATTTTCAAAATCCATGCTCATGTCGCTGAAATGGTtccctcaagaaaaaaaaaaaaaaacgtgtgagtaaaaaaaggaactcCTATCAAGTTATCCAGCTAAGCGATGTCtcgtaggagaaaaaaagtgccaTACACTATCTTGCTTATCGATGGGTGATCTTGAACTGAAGTtcgatttcttcctcttcttagATACTTCGACGTAAGTCACGGTTGTGTTGAATGTGCTCTCATCTTTTACATTTGagccatatatatatatatatatatatatatattgtgtagtagagtcaaaacgatacaAAGTTTGGAAAGGGGTTGGAATCGGGGTGGGCCCATTGCGAACTGCGGCGAAGTATTGTGCTAGCAATGGGCCtctctcgatcccaaccgctaccaCGCCACCGCTTGAAGCGCATCTGCTTACgaaactgcaccgtgcttcacatAGTTCTAACCATATTATATATTCGGCTGCGTTTGCGCAGAAAAGCTTTGTACGCTGTacgagaaactggaaggaatGCAACTTCAGAAAATAAACACCACGTGATTGTCAACAACTTTTCATCTAGACTTCAAGCTTTCGAGAAGCTGAATCAGCATATTGTAAAGATGAGCAAATGAATCTGACTACCTTGGCGAGTTCCTCAGTTTGAGCTCTTAATTAcaatcgagtcaaaacgacatgaatcacgaatgtagttgcggtgcatttgcgtacgcgctcggaacggcgcggtggaggcagcggttggaaccgagatgagaccatcgcaaactgcagcgatgggcgctgccagcaagggtttcaccgcCTTCCTATtcacgctccaccgaagcgcctcgagagaagccccGTACGCGATCGTGTACTTGCTTTACGTCGCTCTGAACCTACTATATCATGCCAAACAAAGTCATGTATTTGGGTGAATAGTTCTCTAATAATGGTGCTCGTGTCGTTGAAGTAtgtaaagagagaagagaataaaGTAGTACAGCAGTAGAACGAATtgacttgtggtgcaattgcaaCGCACTCCACTCGTGCTCGCTTCTGGACTTCCTTAACTTCCTGACTTAAAAGCCGCGCTAATGTTAGTGCCTAACGCAGCTTATCCGCATGTCCGCCAAGGAgagtcgtccttgaacatataaGTACATCCTGCTCTATCTTCAGCACAGAATCTGCCCATCCGTCGCTGTTTCATATTCTGCAAAACTTTACTTCCCTCCAGAACTGTCTCTCACTGTCAAGCCTCTTCAGATCTTTCCTCACAACTTCCGCCCAGAATTATCTTTTATGCCCTGATAGCTTTTTCCAGTTTTGCGCCTGGGAGCATCCTCAAAGCAAATTGAACAAGGGGGGTCTGATGCTCTCCTTATAATGTGACCAAAAAGCAAAGACGGTTTTCTGCGACTACTTTCGAAGGGGAaacaagatgttgatgtttcccTCGAATGTGATGTTGATGTGTCATCCGCCTGTACACCATATGCACTACTGCATCAAGTTCTTCTTCATGGCATACCATTGGTCAAAAGTAGACAAGGTTCCCCCTGAGCAATTTTCTTTCCACGCAGTCGAGCTTCTTCAACAGCGAAGACGGTGCTACCTACGTCTTCGATCCGTACATTATGgtgcgaattgcggatagacAACTTAACTCACTTGGTGTTGGGTTCGACTACAAGCGCTTCGCTGAAGAATTGCactggccttagcgcatctttgggAAATATCTCTTTCGTAACTACCGTCGTTTTCCAACATGTAGCCTAGAAACAGAACTCGTCCgcgagtttaaaggcatcaccccacgaaactgaggtggtacggatttcaggtggattattcgtgtacgggatcgtagattatggagaagtgggtggttccatccatttcttgctaattggcgtaaaaaacgacctggaagatgcggcgtgtgcacacggctggcgcgctccaatcgaactcgttaggaattaaaattaggaagaaatggaccgaattacccccaccccctctccttaatctacgatcccgtatacgaatactccacctgaaatccgtaccacctcagatttgtggagtgatgcctttaattggcCAGATTTCCTTTAGAGGTCAAActgagacccacatctgcttacatttatcagggcggagTCATAAACTGTAGATTCCAGATACTTGCAGATAATATTAATATACCGATCAAGGTCGAGGTCATGTTGGAGTTTTGCGCTGCTTGAAACGAATTTTACCGACCAAGGGGCATCCAAATGGCGCAAGAACCACATCAACAGGCTCTTTTCTTACTCCAGTTCCCACTCTGACCGGTGACGTAAATCCAGCTGATGATCAAACAGCAGCAGTTGTTTTTCGATTTATGTCCTTTATTGAGGGAGCGAACTTCCCTGGCATACCATCGGTGCAAAGCGCGTTGAAAAGACAGCTTCTGTGAGGAAAGTCGGATGTAGCTTCGAAGTTCAGGAAAGCTAGCTGCAAAAAGAAGCTGCATGGAACAatacgaaagccagcttgttcgTCACGTATGTTTCATAAGTCGACCCAGGGTGATCCTCTCCAATACTTCGTACATTACCCGCAAAGATATCCCTCAGCAGTTCCTAGGTTCCGTGATGGATAACTTCGTGTGGAGGGGAATTGTGATAGCGCGTTTCCAcaagtcaggtatcctttcgtcaaaTCATATTGATGGACCCCCCGCCAGCTTAGGCTTGcttaggcttattttgccttaGCCGAACATACCCTCTCTACATATTGATGATATTCGTTATTCCATGAATCCCAGACAGAGGAAGCGATTTCGGCATTTCCACGCTAATTCCACCGTCCAGACTTTCGTTCTTCGTGTTCTGGACACAGTCGAAAATCTTTGACTTCGTCAATGGTTCCCCGCTGTCCGCGATGTACATCTGTCGTTGGACATGCTCAGGGTCTCCCACACTTTTGCTAACCTCTTCGGTCGTCCATTCGTTCTCAAGTTTCAGCTAACGACGTAACTTTCTCCTCAGACGCTTCTCCTCCTTGAGATTACCACTGTGACACACACGGAATAATAAGCTGGTCTTGTCTCTGCAGATACAAAGGCGAACTTTTTTCTCGGCATCAAAACCTAGAGCGTTTTCATTGCAGCGTCTTGAACAAGACTGGTAATACGTCATTAAACTTCATCTTGGTTCAACTTACTCCAACTTTGTCGTACTCCAATATAAGTTTGAGGGTTTTCATCTTCAGCTTGTGCTGTTCTTCAGGCTTCAAAAGGTTTGACCCTTGCCAAGTAAGCTGATGACGCCAGTGATTGCCCTTAAATGTGGAAGGAACTATGAGATTCGTCTGCTCGTAATAGTATTTTCTCTAGCACATCAGATTGTTGTTCTGGACTCATTGGCATCGAAACCGACAATAGTTCGGCTCTGGGTATTTTGGACATCATCATCTTGAGTTCATCTTAAAAGACATCCCTATAATAGTCTTCAGCGGTCTACTTAAGTACGTGAACACCAACGAATTGGAGTTTGAGGCTTCTCCAATCTCGCGGTGTTACAAACTTCCTTCctgacgacgttgagccaaattcctcaaTCACATTACTGTAGTCGTCAACCACAGCTACCGTGAAACCTCCTAGTTTCTTTTCACCACCACCAGAGTAGTAAATGGTGTACTTTTCGATGTTGTTGGACGTCCCCAGCTGTTTGCGTGTTTcttgcagtgcagcaaacggtTCATGCTAATATCGTAGCAGTCTGAACAGAGCGACTTCCTGGAATGAAAATTTAATCTTCGCTAACGAATTCGACCGAATTAGTTAGCAAAgataaaatttttcctaaagGTATTTGATCAATGAGGGTATGAGCGCTGTATGCTGGAGAACAGCACCTTCTTGCAATGTTTAGGAAACGTCCAACAAAGTTGCGAAATGTAAGACTGCATTAGATATATCGACCGACGGATACACAGAGAAGTAGAGTATCGCTAACGGCCCCTGAGGACAGGCTGACTCAGGCCCACACGATACGTTCGGCGGTTATTTTTAGAAGGAGTCGgcaaaacaatgaaaacacttttcaaaaaaatctattatgtGCAAAGTTTAACCTTCTCTATCTCAACAGCATAGCGCACTAGCATGTAATTTTTCTCGATAGTTGAAAAAATACGTATGAAGAAGACAAGAAGATTTGTCAAAAAGATTATTTTCCAGGAAAGCTGAATGTGGGACTTATTAGTGTTGACTGCTGGAAATGAGTCGCAAAAACGAGACTTCGAAATCCTTCTTGCCGAATCGGATGTGTTACGGTATTGTAGGGAGGTAGCAGTCATTGCAGATTATCCTCACGAAGTCAAAATAGGTAACATCATATTTCCGTTTACTTTTCTGATGATTACCAGATTTAATAAAGGATCTGGAGGAGCTACGATGAACGTTCTACACACATTAGGAGACGGAGTGGTTGAGAAGCACGTgagtttttctcttgaatatCACCATCTGTTTCGCTCTTGAGGCCTTCACGAGTAACAGAAAGAAGAGATCCTATGTGTTCTTagaaatcttcaatttttggattttcttcaaCAGTAAATAACCTGAGGACGTAGTTTGGAAGCATCATAGCCAAGATGCTGATCCCCTACAAATCTAGAGATTGGGTGGATTAGGGGCAGCTGACTGATTAGTTTATCCAACTAAGCAACTATCGCAGAAGAATCAGCATTCGTAAGTGTGTAAAGAATTGCTTCGCCGGATAAAATGATCAGTTCAGTGCTCATAATCTATCTGATTTCGGGGTTTGGAGGTAGTGTTCGCATTTTCGCCGTGATATCTGAAAACTACGTTTCGAACCTTATCTGTTACATAGAGGAACTCTTAATATCGGAAAGTTTCCTCAAACGATGCTCTTTTGGAATAAAGAATATGGATAGTTGTTTGAAATGTGGACCATCACATCGCGAACAACATTTTCTCGGTTCTCTTATCTGAGAAATGATTAGTGGCAGTTTACAGATTCTGTTGATTCATTCGGGTGGTCTTTCTCAACGGATGCCTCATCTCTCTGCATTAGGAAAGATATTCGCAACTTTGCCGGACGGTAGTTCTATTCTTGAGAAGAAACTGAACACATACAAGTGAGCTAAGagggacgaaaaaaaaaaccattgccGTTTTGAAGCCTCCCTACTTGTTCAGACTGCTCCCGACCCTGCTTCCGCCTGGTTTGCTGATATGTGCGTCAGACGTGGTCGAGGACGTATCAGCGTTCAAAGAATGCAATCCAGAATCTCAGATGATCGCTTTTGCAACAGAATCTAGTCTAGAGGTGGGTGAActtattgaaatttgaaaaagaaaaagctcttGAGCACTTTTCTCGAACAGCATGTGTTGCAAAAAACTATCAAGCAAAGACTTTTAATGTTGTTGCAATATCTGACGTCACGTCAAAGCTGAACATTGATATTATTTGTTGCTTTTATACATTTAGATTGCCGTTGATCATGGTGTGTTTGTGTTGGACTCAAATGGAAACCTAAAATCAGTCCTACAAAAACCATCGCTGAAGCTGCTCAAAGACGCTGCAGCTGTTCTTCCATCTGGAAACGCATTAACAGATTGGTGATTGGCGCTAACATTAGAGACAACATATATCTATCTCAAAATTCAGAGATGATTTTGTTCCCAGCAACCGCCTACTCTTCCAGCTTTTACTGGATATCTTGGACTGTTTGTGAACAGCTAGGATCGTTGTGGCGAGACAGTGGCCCATGCACAGTGGAGACATGTTGCTACGGAGATTTTATGCGTCCTCTTGGATATGCGCCATTGTTGGACTATATCGAACAAGGTTAGCGTCAAAATGGCTTCTTTAGTAGTAAATGCATAGCAATAATTTgcaataatagcaataatttGCTATGCATTATTGTAAATCCAATATAAAGTAGGAGAATATGTTTTGATCCTTGCAGGTCCTGCCGAATTATCCATGTGGCGCAAGTCTTTTGCcgaaatattctcaaaaatttccccaCAAGTAGTGAATCTTGGTGTGGACTCATTTTTTCATATGGGAACTCCGAGAGAGCTCAAAGTAAGATTTCTATAGTTGACGACAGATTTAACAGCAATGTAGTCAGCGCTGAACGTGTTCAACCGGGAGAGTGCGATGCGCCTTTGACAGCTGCAAGGCCGTAGAACGAAGCAGTGGATATCAAGCAAGAAAAGAACGTCGGCTTTAAGGCACGCGTAGCTTTTTCTCGGTTGAGCACATTTGGCGCCTAcgatacagtcgggtcaaaacgacatgaagcacggacagttgcgcaagcggatgcgctcgaagcggtgcgtcGGAAACAgctgttggaatcgaggtggtacCATGGCGTACTGCAGGGGTGGGTGGTGGTAGCGAAGATCCTTACACGACCacaactgctacgctccactgcgccgctttgagcgcaggggcttcatgtcgttttaaccaaCTACCGAGCAATGTATATTATCCAGCATTATTTCAGCAGCACTGCCGTCGAAACTCAGTTTTCCACCGGAAGTTCTTGAGCTCGTTTTCTGAAGCTGTTCACTGCTCACTCACGAATTGCTCGGTAAGCATTAGTTCCAAAAGAGGCACATTTAGCTACAGTTAGTCAAGGTGAGCATTTGTTATCTTCCaactgaattgaggtgaaattGTACAAATTGTGAGGAAATTCTCAGAAGCAACGAAATGCATTGAGAGATCGCCAAACCTTCCTGCGAGTAGTGGTCTTTCACCAATTtccatttatatatatatatatatatcatgatatataataacgagcttagtctgtgtgtgtgtttgtgtgtttgtctgtgtgtcaccaaattcgaaaaagggggtgcaacgggttcaaccggcgtcagattggtgcgctggggtcagatagctataaaaaagggttgtgacgggtcccgcggtgtcgtattggcgcgccggcgccagatacctatggaaggaggtgggatgggtccaccggcgccagatacctatagaagggagtgcgacggatccaccggcgccaaataccaatagaagggggtgcgacgggtccaacggcgtcagattggtgcgccggcgccagatacctatggaagagggtgcgacgggtccaccggcgccagatacctttatcagtaggatgatgtctttcacgtcattttatgttaaaacatcattctgtgataactattgggggaaatcaggaggaatacacatacttcgagtaatgctttcaaatagtatctacattattctggcatcgaaggagtgtttgtagctgatggtcgaatattctccaaatgtagaattgacgcgttttgaaggaaaactccgtaatctttagtcttcatttataatataaagaagagaaggaaagcgttgttaaaaaagtcacaaatctaattttacagaaaacaccactactattaactttcattgatcagtgatatatatatatatatatatatatatatatatatatatatatatatatatgatatatatatatatatatacattaaCCAACTACCAAGCAATGTGTATTATCCAGCATTATTTCTCCATATAGGCTTTAAAACTGCTgcaatcctacctcacgcctcaacgcggcgcagcggtggccctggccttcgggcagctatggtggcgagactttgCCTCGGCAGGTtatcgcgtcatactgctaatgtctactatgtgtttttcagaagctagggcgtcccccagaagcgacgcgcattgccctcgcccgggcaatgtggcaaatatgcgagggctaccggctagaagacggagccggccaaagaagttggTCCGTCATCGCcaacaacatccagtgcgcttggcagcacttaacgttgggacgcttactcaaagaagtcgtgaactggcaaacactctcagaaaacgccgtgttgacatatgctGTGTACAGGAAACTCGCTGGAAAAGCTCCAAGTCAaaggaattaggcgatggctacaagctcatctaccacggcacatcaaatcgcaatggcattggtatcatattgaacgaaaCGTTTAGAAACAGCGCCAcagtggatcgactatcggaacgcctgatggctgtaaaagtggACACGGCAGAAGGGGAATTGcaagtcgtctctgcttatgctcCACAggtgggctgtagtgaagaagagaaggcgtgcttttgggaaaatctgcagcagtacgtccaatccctggaaggcgaagaagtacttctaatcggaggagacttcaacggacatgtcggttctcggaaagacgggTTTAAGAGTTGCCATGGTGGATATGGTTATGGAGGTCGTAACGACCACGGGTTGCGAATCTTGGAGTATGCTGCTGCAAGTGAcgtgatcattgctaacacgcagtatcggaaaagaaaatcgcatttgatcacgtacaccagcggtggtcgtgaaacacaaatagatttctagatgttacgccgacgagatcgccgacttctgcaggattcaaaagtcatccctacagaccatgtcgctgcccaataCCATTTGCTAATCacggacttgaaaatctcttGTCCAAGGAAAAGACATTCAAGGATAGagacacagcgcatcaaatggtggaatctgaaggatcgaaaggaggtatttttcgcgtccgtggctccatctacccttccccaccctactcgtaatGTGGAGGAAACGTGGTCGCCTACTTCCAGCGTGATgcgcttgaccgcggagaacactctgggaaagacgactctaagTAAGCCCAAAGTagaaaaggctacgtggttttggaacgaggaagttcaggcatcaattcgtgagaagaagtccaagtataagctctggtggaggacacgtcagcctgaagatcggagtgcttacctagcggcgaagaggaaagctaagaaggcagtctctaAGGCGAAGtaggaccgctacaaggctgtgacATGCGCGacaccagagaaggcgagcgggcagtgtatcgtttagtaagagcgcgtcatcgctcaacgttggatatggagcacaccaagatcgttaagggagctgatggagccgttctgcgtcGCTCTGGTAAGGTCCTGGAGAgatggcgagagtactacaatcacttgtgaaACGAAGAGTTCAGTCATCCTCCCATTCGaactgttcccagcgtcgatGGTCCTgctctaccaattactgccgtcgaagtcagtgctgccctcgcaaaaatgaagtcgaacaaggcaaccggtcctgatgacatacctgctgatgtctggaagctgctaggagatggtccgtgtggctcgcaactctatttaacaagatcgttgcagaaggacggacttcAGACGTTTGGCGAACTTCTGTGACCATGCCaatctggaaagggaaaggaggcattgctgactgcactttGTACAGGCCTACACGACTGCTGtaccatacgatgaaggttttgaGCGtttcctggaagctcgtctgaggaaagtTGTCAGCGTTTCACTTAACCAAtgcggctttgtgaaggactgcagcactatagatgctatccatgccatccgtatcttcctggagaaacatcgaaagaagaaccgcagtgtgcatcttgcttttctcgatctcgagaaagctttcgaccgtgtcccacatgaactcttatggatgtccatgaagtcgcatagagtaccagaagaatatgtgcggtggacgaagctgctttatgcgaagcctaccagcgttgtgcgatgtgctgctggaacaagcaggccattccctgtacaagtaggggttcatcagggttcatccctctcacccctGCTGGTCATattgtgcatggacacgataacggaGGAGATCCAGAAGCAGAATCCGTGGACCCTACTCTTTGCCTCTTTGCCGAcgaatggatagaaccaaatggaagacaagaagcagaaaggcggaccctgcaacaacacAGGACAAACgctagaaagaagaagatgcctttaaaagattGAGAATTCTAGAAAAGTACCAAGTTTCAACACCAACTGAAGCATTAAGCATAACTCGCTGACAATTACTCGGAAATCCGGTTCTGGTCTCATCTCCTAATTTGTAGCCGCTAGTAATTTAGAAGAAAGTGTTTTCATAAAAGTTCTCCAAGTTCAAAATAAGCTAGACAGATAGGTCTCGTCATAAAGAGTCGTCAACATGTGACGGTGTAGAGCAAAGTGAATCATGctatggaggaaaaaaaacgaaaaaagcgtatccacgttttttttttctggcgaaGAAGTACCGTGCTTATTCTACAACTTGAAGTTTGCAACTGTTACTAGTTACACTCGTCTCTTGGAGCATTCGTCCTCTTGACAGAATTTAGAGTGGACCTGGCCAAAAGATTACAATCAAATGATTTTGAGGTGTAAGACAACGGTTTGCGGTCGCTTCAAATATGTAGGCTCCATTTCAATTAGCAGTGAGAGCACGTTTGTGTATACCTGGATGATGGGGTGAACTCTGGTGAGATTGAATCACCTACCTTCCATAAGGTTGAAAATGTGGgtttataaaggataaaggataaagtgtctggtgttaatcaatccgcttgtgatgcgcccccacgttcacttcaattcagaatcgtttgatttttacgaacgtgtaactggcctatagaataatttgcgggggctagccgatgtgtcaagtcaatgtttttattctcatagacgagtctggtaccaatttatcgaccccggaggaatgaaaggcctggtgagcactagggcggattcgaacctccgatcgatcgtgcaggaagcggaacctctaaccgttacACTACACTCGCCTAAGGTttataaaaggaaagaaagaaaaatcttccgaCCCATGAGTAACTGGGACGACAACACCAAGGAAAGACTGGGTCGGCCTTCACAATGGAAAAAGGATTAGGATGATAATATGTACATGCAGTGTACACTTACGTGGAAAGCAGCTACTTGAGGTCTGATGAGAGCCAAGAAAATCAAGTAGACttcattgattgattgattgactgaTTGAGGCAACATAACATCGTTCAATCAACACAGCCTTTCCTAGGAACATACAGTAATACAGGAGCTGGTGGACTCGGTGTCCTGGTCAACGCGAGTGTGGCAATGGATATCGTGGAATCACTGGCGAGTGAAAAGAAACGTCTACAATTGAAAAGATGAGGATCAGCGtcagctttgacaatctttGTCGCTTACTgtcgctccaacatcaagcaacaaagaagaaactttACATTTCGACCCAGGCAGGTTTCAGCTCAAAAATTCGCTCTAGACGAACGGCCGAAAGACTTTATATTATGATCTATAGCTTACACTCGAACCAATAAGAGATAGTTTTCTGCGACGACTAGGACATACACGAAAGCTTTTAATTCAAAAAGGCCTTGTTTCTACGCTGGGAGTCAGGGTGCCGTAATGAAACAAACCACATCGTAGTTAGGGAATATGTTGCATACAGACGGTACAGACTTAGTATATTGCACCAATGTTCTATGCAAATGGGACTATTGCCTCTTTTGAGGaaggttttctttctcttggaGAGGAGAGAAAGCCGTAAAGTTTACACAACCAGGTCCCCGGTCCATTATTAACTGGGAACCTTTTGCTTCGTTAGCCAGCGGTATTTCTTCACGACCGTACGAGGAAACCAATGAGCTTTATTTCACCAATAGACACCTGACATCCGGAGATCCTCGAGCAGATACGTGAGATTAGAGGTCCGAACCGTAAGAAATCAGGATCTCCCCATTTAGAGCAAAGTGGTAAAGTAAGATcgagagagaagagcagcagCGTTGGGTCAGGGAAACATTTGAGAGCTGATGGTCACGTCACTCCCATAGGTCCTACAGAAGTTTGATTATTTCGTATCGATTTGATCCTACCGGCACCTCCTTACACGgctgaataataataaagaaaagtaaataaataaataaataataataaataataaaatatcacACAATCTGCTtgctgtctgtcatctacaagttCTCGTAC
This window of the Necator americanus strain Aroian chromosome III, whole genome shotgun sequence genome carries:
- a CDS encoding hypothetical protein (NECATOR_CHRIII.G11935.T2) — its product is MWDLLVLTAGNESQKRDFEILLAESDVLRYCREVAVIADYPHEVKIGSGGATMNVLHTLGDGVVEKHILLIHSGGLSQRMPHLSALGKIFATLPDGSSILEKKLNTYKLLPTLLPPGLLICASDVVEDVSAFKECNPESQMIAFATESSLEIAVDHGVFVLDSNGNLKSVLQKPSLKLLKDAAAVLPSGNALTDCFYWISWTVCEQLGSLWRDSGPCTVETCCYGDFMRPLGYAPLLDYIEQGPAELSMWRKSFAEIFSKISPQVVNLGVDSFFHMGTPRELKQHCRRNSVFHRKFLSSFSEAVHCSLTNCSALKLLQSYLTPQRGAAVALAFGQLWWRDFASAGYRVILLMSTMCFSEARASPRSDAHCPRPGNVANMRGLPARRRSRPKKLVRHRQQHPVRLAALNVGTLTQRSRELANTLRKRRVDICCVQETRWKSSKSKELGDGYKLIYHGTSNRNGIGIILNETFRNSATVDRLSERLMAVKVDTAEGELQVVSAYAPQVGCSEEEKACFWENLQQYVQSLEGEEVLLIGGDFNGHVGSRKDGFKSCHGGYGYGGRNDHGLRILEYAAASDVIIANTQYRKRKSHLITYTSGFKSHPYRPCRCPIPFANHGLENLLSKEKTFKDRDTAHQMVESEGSKGGEVGPLQGCDMRDTREGERAVYRLVRARHRSTLDMEHTKIVKGADGAVLRRSEFSHPPIRTVPSVDGPALPITAVEVSAALAKMKSNKATGPDDIPADAYTTAVPYDEGFERFLEARLRKVVSVSLNQCGFVKDCSTIDAIHAIRIFLEKHRKKNRSVHLAFLDLEKAFDRVPHELLWMSMKSHRVPEEYVRWTKLLYAKPTSVVRCAAGTSRPFPVQVGVHQGSSLSPLLVILCMDTITEEIQKQNPWTLLFASLPTNG
- a CDS encoding hypothetical protein (NECATOR_CHRIII.G11935.T1); this translates as MWDLLVLTAGNESQKRDFEILLAESDVLRYCREVAVIADYPHEVKIGSGGATMNVLHTLGDGVVEKHILLIHSGGLSQRMPHLSALGKIFATLPDGSSILEKKLNTYKLLPTLLPPGLLICASDVVEDVSAFKECNPESQMIAFATESSLEIAVDHGVFVLDSNGNLKSVLQKPSLKLLKDAAAVLPSGNALTDCFYWISWTVCEQLGSLWRDSGPCTVETCCYGDFMRPLGYAPLLDYIEQGPAELSMWRKSFAEIFSKISPQVVNLGVDSFFHMGTPRELKQHCRRNSVFHRKFLSSFSEAVHCSLTNCSALKLLQSYLTPQRGAAVALAFGQLWWRDFASAGYRVILLMSTMCFSEARASPRSDAHCPRPGNVANMRGLPARRRSRPKKLVRHRQQHPVRLAALNVGTLTQRSRELANTLRKRRVDICCVQETRWKSSKSKELGDGYKLIYHGTSNRNGIGIILNETFRNSATVDRLSERLMAVKVDTAEGELQVVSAYAPQVGCSEEEKACFWENLQQYVQSLEGEEVLLIGGDFNGHVGSRKDGFKSCHGGYGYGGRNDHGLRILEYAAASDVIIANTQYRKRKSHLITYTSGFKSHPYRPCRCPIPFANHGLENLLSKEKTFKDRDTAHQMVESEGSKGGNVVAYFQRDALDRGEHSGKDDSNHPPIRTVPSVDGPALPITAVEVSAALAKMKSNKATGPDDIPADAYTTAVPYDEGFERFLEARLRKVVSVSLNQCGFVKDCSTIDAIHAIRIFLEKHRKKNRSVHLAFLDLEKAFDRVPHELLWMSMKSHRVPEEYVRWTKLLYAKPTSVVRCAAGTSRPFPVQVGVHQGSSLSPLLVILCMDTITEEIQKQNPWTLLFASLPTNG